From [Clostridium] symbiosum, a single genomic window includes:
- a CDS encoding ABC transporter permease, with the protein MLWKEYSRNYLKYNRASSFSVVAASFVASLFISFITALFYNMRVDQLRRAAVEGREQEAAQLTMLTWFYIAVMFLVCTAMALVLYHAFVMGANERLHQLGILQSTGATPGQIRICLFQEALALSFFPVLTGIAAGAGLTVLFFRMAEKMTEPLGIEPSVFVYHPLLFIATFAVCAATVLTAGARAALRLGRISTLDAICGGREHPDGKIPSYLFFPKLFGIEWEIAAKSLYLRRRAYRTSAISLTLSFFTFGIFLNFWALSGVSTQYTYFERYRKVWDLMVTLKQQPETDTGLLSDIRKINEISECTAYRKLQGWTLIGEDMLSEELKAAGGIEALKDTGITKRGEKYLVETPVVVLDDESFKVFLKKAGIDVPDVETVTVNRIWDNINSHFREKTYLPFLAAEEKTAYIWGGREEPQTDGGEGRTDESGMFRLEPGAFAEEGPDLREEFGNFSLVRIVPESVYQKKLAAVFPDDVMYFKIKAVSEEKIEAAEEKLTGLLRGTYEYQLENRKTEEAFEEKVREGYKVLVGTLCGLLAFVGIVNVFANTLGGVYMRRREFARYLSVGFTPGGLAKILAMESCITALKPILISLPFQIMFVLFAVNASRLRLSDYLPVMPLLPMAAFAGAVFLSVGAAYYMAGRKITGLNIVEGLKDDTMF; encoded by the coding sequence ATGCTTTGGAAAGAATATTCCAGGAATTATTTAAAATACAACAGGGCTTCCAGCTTCTCCGTCGTGGCGGCCTCGTTCGTGGCATCCCTTTTTATCTCTTTTATAACGGCATTATTTTATAATATGCGTGTGGATCAGCTTAGAAGGGCGGCGGTGGAGGGCAGGGAACAGGAGGCTGCACAGCTTACGATGCTGACCTGGTTTTATATTGCCGTGATGTTTCTTGTGTGTACGGCGATGGCGCTTGTGCTGTACCATGCATTTGTCATGGGGGCCAATGAGAGGCTGCATCAGCTTGGAATTTTGCAAAGTACGGGCGCCACGCCGGGGCAGATCCGTATCTGCCTGTTTCAGGAGGCTCTTGCACTCAGCTTTTTTCCGGTACTTACGGGAATTGCCGCCGGAGCCGGATTGACGGTTCTTTTTTTCAGGATGGCAGAAAAAATGACGGAACCGCTGGGAATTGAACCCTCGGTATTCGTATATCATCCCCTGCTTTTTATAGCGACGTTTGCAGTCTGTGCGGCCACGGTTTTGACGGCCGGAGCCAGGGCGGCGTTGAGGCTCGGCAGAATCAGCACCCTGGATGCAATTTGCGGAGGAAGGGAGCATCCGGACGGTAAAATACCCTCGTATCTATTTTTTCCAAAGCTCTTTGGAATCGAATGGGAGATTGCCGCAAAATCATTATATTTACGCCGCAGGGCCTATAGGACATCGGCGATTTCCCTGACACTTTCCTTTTTTACCTTCGGGATTTTTTTAAATTTCTGGGCGCTGTCCGGAGTCAGTACCCAGTATACGTATTTTGAGCGTTACAGAAAGGTCTGGGATTTGATGGTGACACTCAAACAACAGCCGGAAACGGACACCGGGCTTCTGAGTGATATTCGGAAAATAAACGAAATTTCCGAATGCACCGCATACCGGAAGCTGCAGGGCTGGACCCTGATTGGAGAAGATATGCTGTCGGAGGAACTTAAAGCGGCGGGAGGAATCGAGGCTCTAAAAGATACGGGAATCACAAAAAGAGGAGAGAAATACCTGGTTGAGACTCCTGTTGTGGTTCTGGATGATGAAAGTTTTAAGGTATTTTTAAAGAAAGCGGGAATTGACGTTCCGGATGTGGAGACTGTAACCGTAAATAGAATCTGGGATAATATCAACAGCCATTTCAGAGAGAAAACTTACCTTCCGTTTTTAGCTGCGGAAGAAAAAACTGCTTATATATGGGGCGGCCGGGAGGAACCTCAGACGGACGGCGGTGAAGGCCGGACGGATGAAAGCGGCATGTTCCGGCTGGAGCCAGGGGCATTTGCGGAAGAGGGTCCGGATTTGAGGGAGGAATTTGGGAATTTTTCACTTGTCCGGATCGTGCCGGAGAGCGTATATCAAAAGAAACTGGCCGCTGTCTTTCCCGACGATGTGATGTACTTTAAAATCAAAGCCGTTTCGGAGGAAAAAATAGAGGCGGCCGAAGAAAAACTGACTGGTCTGCTCCGGGGAACGTATGAGTATCAGCTGGAAAACAGAAAGACGGAAGAAGCGTTTGAGGAAAAGGTCCGGGAAGGATATAAAGTCCTGGTGGGAACTCTGTGCGGGCTGCTGGCATTTGTGGGGATTGTAAATGTATTCGCAAATACACTTGGGGGCGTTTATATGAGGAGACGGGAATTTGCCAGATACCTGTCGGTGGGGTTCACTCCGGGAGGCCTGGCCAAAATCCTGGCAATGGAAAGCTGTATCACGGCGCTGAAGCCGATCCTTATCAGCCTTCCCTTTCAAATCATGTTTGTCCTTTTTGCGGTAAATGCAAGCAGACTCCGGCTCAGTGATTATCTGCCGGTGATGCCCCTGCTTCCCATGGCTGCATTTGCAGGCGCCGTTTTCCTGTCGGTCGGTGCGGCCTATTATATGGCCGGAAGAAAAATAACCGGCCTTAATATTGTGGAAGGTTTAAAGGATGATACGATGTTTTGA
- a CDS encoding methyltransferase domain-containing protein, whose translation MIKDYWSQIKENRDVRQNLSRLRQEVKEEGRRKALSALIKGEEEYLMDLLRSEDAKTRKNAALLMGDLGRQEFLEPVYEAYKREAQRFVKSSYLSAIGRFDYSGYLEELKEQLKLLEQTEVTEENRKHLTEEMRELSALVVGMEGVNTHRFTGFDRTYDIVLLTNRNFTELTKNQLTLLDPGARTKLFGAGVRARVTNLNWMDKIRTWQELLFVVKGLGTCPMDPLKAAEVIADSGLLSLLEESHEGGEPWYFRVELKSRKTLPERSAFVKKLSGYLEKLSGRKLINTVTDYEVELRLIENKEGNCNLLLKLYTLKDERFAYRREAAPVSIRPVNAALTAALAEDYMREGAQVLDPFCGAGTMLIERSKAVRAYTSYGLDIQEEYILKARKNTEAAGMTAHYINRDFFEFRHEYLFDEVFTDMPFQIGRVTDDEVFDLYERFFSRIGGFLKEDAVLILYSRNRGFVKPQAARNGFTVLKEYEISMKEGTYVYILCKKGAEALLEERAERKKANG comes from the coding sequence ATGATAAAGGATTATTGGAGCCAGATAAAAGAGAACAGGGATGTGAGGCAGAATTTAAGCCGCCTGAGGCAGGAAGTGAAGGAGGAGGGCAGACGGAAGGCCCTGTCCGCACTCATTAAGGGGGAGGAAGAATATCTGATGGACCTGCTCCGGTCGGAAGATGCAAAGACGAGGAAAAATGCCGCCCTGCTCATGGGGGATCTGGGCAGACAGGAATTTCTGGAACCGGTGTACGAGGCATATAAAAGGGAAGCGCAGCGTTTTGTGAAAAGTTCCTATTTATCCGCCATCGGCAGATTTGATTACAGCGGGTATCTGGAGGAACTGAAAGAACAGCTTAAACTTCTGGAGCAGACGGAGGTGACGGAAGAGAACAGGAAACATCTGACCGAGGAGATGAGGGAGCTGTCGGCCCTTGTTGTCGGGATGGAAGGGGTAAATACCCACCGGTTTACCGGCTTTGACCGCACATACGATATTGTTCTATTGACCAACAGGAATTTCACGGAACTGACAAAGAACCAGTTAACCCTCCTCGATCCGGGGGCCAGGACAAAGCTGTTCGGCGCCGGTGTCAGAGCCAGGGTGACGAATTTGAACTGGATGGACAAAATCAGGACATGGCAGGAGCTTCTTTTTGTGGTGAAAGGGCTGGGAACCTGTCCGATGGATCCGCTTAAGGCTGCGGAGGTAATTGCAGACTCGGGCCTCCTGTCCCTGCTGGAAGAGAGCCATGAGGGAGGGGAACCCTGGTATTTCAGGGTGGAATTAAAGAGCAGGAAGACACTTCCCGAGAGAAGCGCTTTTGTAAAAAAATTATCAGGATACCTGGAAAAATTATCGGGCAGAAAACTCATCAACACGGTCACGGACTATGAGGTGGAGCTGCGCCTGATTGAGAATAAAGAGGGGAACTGTAACCTGCTTCTTAAGTTGTACACGCTTAAGGATGAACGGTTTGCCTACAGGAGAGAGGCGGCTCCGGTCAGCATACGTCCCGTCAATGCGGCGCTTACGGCCGCTCTTGCAGAGGACTATATGCGGGAAGGCGCCCAGGTGCTGGACCCGTTCTGCGGAGCCGGAACCATGCTGATAGAACGCAGCAAGGCGGTCAGGGCCTATACGTCCTACGGCCTTGACATCCAGGAGGAATATATACTGAAAGCCAGGAAGAATACCGAGGCTGCCGGGATGACGGCCCATTACATCAACCGCGACTTTTTTGAATTCCGCCATGAATACCTTTTTGACGAGGTATTTACGGATATGCCGTTCCAGATTGGGCGGGTTACGGACGATGAGGTGTTTGACCTGTATGAGCGCTTTTTCAGCCGAATCGGCGGATTTTTAAAGGAAGACGCGGTGCTCATCCTGTATTCGAGAAACAGGGGATTTGTAAAACCCCAGGCCGCTCGGAATGGATTTACCGTGCTGAAAGAATATGAGATTTCGATGAAAGAGGGCACTTATGTTTATATTCTCTGCAAAAAAGGTGCGGAGGCACTCTTAGAGGAGAGAGCGGAAAGGAAGAAAGCCAATGGATAA
- the rsmH gene encoding 16S rRNA (cytosine(1402)-N(4))-methyltransferase RsmH — translation MDNEKQTGTGNTEHKRRVRYKGTHPKNYNEKYKELQPDKYPETVEKVIRKGSTPVGMHISICVSEILEFLQIKPGQKGLDATLGYGGHTQAMLERLKGQGHIYGLDVDGVEQEKTKKRLEALGYGPEILTVKRLNFANIDQVAAEAGTFDFVLADLGVSSMQIDNPDRGFSYKKEGPLDLRLDSQKGVSAAERLKELTREELEGMLRENSDEPYAAEIARTVAAERRKGAIDTTTKLRQAIEKALAFLPEAERKEAVKKSCQRTFQALRIDVNSEFEVLEEFLEKLPYVLSPGGRAAILTFHSGEDRLVKKSFKRLKKEGVYSDVADEVIRPSAEECAMNGRARSTKMRWAVRA, via the coding sequence ATGGATAACGAGAAACAGACCGGAACCGGTAACACGGAGCATAAGCGCCGTGTCCGCTATAAAGGGACACATCCCAAAAACTATAATGAAAAATATAAAGAACTCCAGCCGGATAAATATCCCGAGACGGTGGAGAAGGTGATTCGGAAAGGCAGTACCCCGGTTGGAATGCACATTTCTATCTGTGTCAGCGAAATACTGGAATTCCTTCAGATAAAGCCGGGGCAAAAGGGGTTAGACGCCACTCTGGGTTACGGCGGGCACACCCAGGCCATGCTGGAACGCCTGAAGGGACAGGGGCACATCTATGGCCTGGACGTGGACGGAGTCGAACAGGAGAAGACGAAGAAAAGACTGGAGGCGCTGGGCTACGGCCCGGAAATCCTCACCGTCAAACGGCTTAATTTTGCCAATATCGATCAGGTGGCGGCGGAAGCCGGAACCTTCGACTTTGTGCTGGCGGATCTGGGCGTTTCCTCCATGCAGATCGACAATCCCGACCGGGGATTTTCTTATAAGAAAGAGGGGCCTCTGGATCTGCGCCTGGATTCCCAGAAGGGGGTATCCGCTGCGGAACGCCTGAAGGAGCTGACCAGGGAGGAACTGGAGGGGATGCTCCGGGAGAATTCGGACGAGCCATATGCGGCAGAAATTGCACGGACCGTAGCGGCGGAGAGAAGAAAGGGAGCCATCGATACGACGACAAAGCTCCGCCAGGCCATCGAAAAGGCCCTTGCCTTCCTGCCGGAAGCCGAGAGGAAGGAAGCGGTCAAGAAATCGTGCCAGAGGACGTTCCAGGCCCTCCGGATCGATGTGAACAGTGAGTTTGAGGTGCTGGAAGAGTTTCTCGAAAAGCTTCCGTATGTTCTGTCACCGGGCGGAAGGGCTGCCATCCTGACTTTCCATTCCGGCGAGGACCGGCTTGTCAAAAAGTCGTTCAAACGCCTGAAAAAAGAGGGTGTCTACAGTGATGTCGCGGACGAGGTAATCCGTCCGTCGGCAGAGGAGTGCGCCATGAACGGCCGCGCCCGTTCCACCAAGATGAGGTGGGCCGTCAGGGCTTAA
- the nth gene encoding endonuclease III has protein sequence MEKKELALEIIKRLKKEYPDAGCTLDYNQAWKLLVSVRLAAQCTDARVNVVVQDLYAKFPDVKSLAEADVDAIEAIVRPCGLGRSKARDISACMKILWEQYGGNVPGDFDALLKLPGVGRKSANLIMGDVFGKPAIVTDTHCIRLVNRMGLVDGIKDPKKVEMELWKLIPPEEGSDFCHRLVYHGRDVCTARTKPYCDKCCLNDICAGNGR, from the coding sequence ATGGAAAAGAAGGAACTGGCTCTTGAAATTATCAAACGGTTAAAAAAGGAATATCCCGACGCCGGATGCACGCTTGACTACAACCAGGCATGGAAACTTCTTGTCAGCGTCCGTCTGGCCGCCCAGTGCACCGATGCAAGGGTAAACGTGGTGGTACAGGATCTGTACGCTAAATTTCCCGATGTGAAATCACTGGCCGAGGCGGATGTGGACGCGATTGAAGCGATTGTAAGGCCCTGCGGCCTGGGCCGCAGCAAGGCCAGAGACATAAGCGCCTGCATGAAAATACTGTGGGAACAGTACGGAGGCAATGTACCGGGAGATTTTGACGCATTGCTTAAGCTGCCGGGCGTAGGGCGCAAGAGCGCCAACCTGATTATGGGAGATGTGTTTGGGAAACCGGCTATCGTAACCGATACACACTGTATCAGGCTGGTAAACCGGATGGGGCTTGTGGACGGCATTAAGGATCCGAAAAAAGTCGAGATGGAACTGTGGAAGCTGATTCCTCCCGAGGAGGGCAGTGATTTTTGCCACAGGCTGGTATACCATGGCAGGGATGTCTGTACGGCAAGGACCAAACCTTACTGTGACAAGTGCTGTCTGAATGACATCTGCGCCGGAAACGGAAGGTGA
- a CDS encoding EAL domain-containing protein, producing MTWNIAPEIISLVFLGIVWVYSRTGSHLPSLKNRTFQMCLLITFVAMLSNILSTIMIYFLDAFPLWLVWTVTTIYFIFTPLMGLVYFCYVIAFIYDGSRFLKWLVGIGMIPGAAYILLVLTNPFTCILFCLSKEYGYARGAYVFITYVIFYIYSLASLAVTIMNRHRMERKVYNILAVFPLLAVLVIVIQQIEPEVILSGSAATCAMLIIYLHFQNRQITRDYLTNVPNRQELLDMLGLLIKKHPEKQFTLAVVSLREFRQVNNICGQHRGDEFLRAVCGFLCQVGPRDGVYRFSGDEFALLFTREDDEEIKKCLISIRERMRQPWEIADFRFMLSTAMGVIHRVRQDYTLEMAVNSIEYAVYQAKNDKNSSICYCDEAMLAKLDRRRRVIQILKDGLSRQSFEMYYQPIYFVKDGNFRCAESLMRLNNTPIGPIYPSEFIPVAEETGLIIEITYVILDKVCKYINELEEAGIHMDAIHVNYSAIQFSEPELAEKTLQIIRRNHTPMSMVKIEFTESTLAENTKVVTEFCVKMKEHGITVGLDDFGTGYSNIATVLNVPFSLVKLDKSLVWAAMEKESAYHAVEYMISAFKALGMSVVAEGVETREQRKLVVDFQVDQIQGFYYSRPMPGEEMKKFMLEHREMERENGLQEERLPQEE from the coding sequence ATGACCTGGAATATTGCGCCGGAAATTATTTCCCTTGTGTTTCTGGGAATTGTCTGGGTGTATTCAAGAACGGGGAGCCATCTGCCTTCGCTGAAAAACAGGACGTTTCAGATGTGCCTGCTCATCACGTTTGTTGCGATGTTGAGCAATATTCTTTCTACCATTATGATTTACTTTCTGGATGCGTTTCCCCTGTGGCTTGTCTGGACGGTGACCACGATTTATTTTATATTTACACCCTTAATGGGGCTGGTCTATTTCTGCTATGTGATTGCCTTTATCTACGACGGAAGCAGATTCCTGAAATGGCTCGTCGGAATCGGGATGATTCCCGGCGCCGCTTATATCCTGCTTGTCCTGACCAACCCGTTTACCTGCATTCTGTTCTGTCTGAGCAAAGAGTACGGCTATGCCAGAGGAGCATACGTTTTCATCACTTACGTAATCTTTTATATTTACAGCCTTGCCAGTCTTGCCGTAACCATCATGAACCGGCACAGGATGGAACGGAAGGTATACAATATTCTGGCCGTATTCCCTCTTCTGGCCGTGCTGGTAATTGTGATACAGCAGATCGAACCGGAGGTGATCCTCTCCGGCTCAGCGGCTACCTGTGCAATGCTTATCATCTATCTTCATTTCCAGAACCGGCAGATCACGAGAGACTATCTGACAAATGTGCCGAACCGTCAGGAACTTTTAGACATGCTGGGCCTTTTGATTAAGAAGCATCCGGAAAAACAGTTTACGCTGGCCGTCGTATCCCTCAGGGAGTTCCGGCAGGTGAATAATATCTGCGGACAGCACAGAGGCGATGAATTCCTCAGGGCGGTCTGCGGTTTTCTCTGTCAGGTCGGCCCACGGGACGGGGTCTACCGGTTCAGCGGCGATGAATTTGCCCTTCTTTTTACCAGAGAGGACGATGAGGAGATAAAAAAGTGTCTTATCTCAATCCGGGAGCGAATGCGGCAGCCGTGGGAAATTGCCGACTTCAGGTTTATGCTTTCCACTGCCATGGGGGTGATACACCGCGTGCGGCAGGACTATACACTTGAGATGGCAGTTAATTCGATCGAATATGCGGTGTACCAGGCAAAGAATGATAAGAACAGTTCCATCTGCTACTGCGATGAGGCTATGCTTGCAAAGCTGGACCGCAGACGCAGGGTAATACAGATACTGAAGGACGGGCTTTCCAGGCAGAGCTTTGAAATGTATTATCAGCCCATTTATTTTGTAAAGGACGGCAATTTCCGCTGCGCCGAGTCGCTGATGCGGTTAAACAATACGCCGATCGGTCCGATCTATCCTTCCGAGTTCATTCCTGTGGCGGAGGAGACGGGACTCATCATTGAGATTACCTATGTCATACTCGACAAGGTGTGTAAGTACATAAACGAGCTGGAGGAAGCGGGGATCCACATGGATGCCATTCATGTGAATTACTCCGCGATCCAGTTTTCGGAGCCGGAGCTGGCGGAGAAGACGCTTCAAATTATCAGGCGGAATCATACGCCAATGTCAATGGTTAAGATTGAATTTACGGAGAGCACACTGGCGGAAAATACCAAGGTGGTGACCGAATTCTGCGTGAAAATGAAAGAACACGGGATTACAGTGGGACTGGATGACTTTGGAACAGGCTACTCCAATATTGCAACGGTGTTAAACGTTCCCTTCAGCCTTGTCAAACTCGATAAAAGCCTGGTATGGGCCGCGATGGAGAAAGAATCGGCTTATCATGCGGTGGAGTATATGATAAGCGCGTTCAAAGCGCTGGGAATGAGCGTGGTTGCCGAGGGCGTTGAGACAAGGGAACAGAGAAAACTGGTGGTGGATTTCCAGGTGGATCAGATTCAGGGATTCTATTACTCCAGACCGATGCCGGGGGAGGAAATGAAGAAATTCATGCTGGAACATCGGGAGATGGAACGCGAAAATGGGCTGCAGGAGGAGCGGCTGCCACAGGAAGAATAA
- a CDS encoding GHKL domain-containing protein → MDLVCIALRVSITCIVFAYVVFIPLKSRYKRSVLQTWLLVSLLILITVMVTILFLTSDRYFNRYSTFGILLWITSAVILFQMSVRCSRLETLFLVLVVLNLYVNIMVVAKVMGKVLHLPFSYDLSKLIYAMAVLVLYIPLLFSLFENLYRRVIEMNVSSSLWRFIWAIPALTYMVFYVKFISDYWKKPIHMGTEDIIFTILWSFTTYALFWVTLQMIIQTHEGITAAEQTKLITLQLRMQEAQYEKLLENIEKTKRLRHDWRHHLMTLSGIAESGDTQEVRRYLKELLPEYGAGMDITLCRNHVVDVILQHYAGMAENCGIEMEVTADIPQDPGISDTDLCIIFGNLVENAAEACIGQKEGERYIKVNVRMKGRQLIVMVKNTHGNAVDKRNGVFYSTKHGGEGVGLPSVRKVAEKYQGIMKAEYDKSHFTAYVILNTPDGQSGPDTAGAVN, encoded by the coding sequence ATGGATCTCGTTTGCATCGCACTCAGAGTTTCGATTACCTGTATTGTGTTTGCCTATGTTGTTTTTATCCCTCTGAAAAGCCGGTATAAGCGGAGCGTCCTGCAGACATGGCTGCTGGTCTCCCTGCTGATCCTTATCACGGTGATGGTAACCATCCTGTTTCTGACATCGGACCGGTATTTTAACAGATACAGCACATTTGGCATTCTGCTCTGGATTACATCGGCCGTGATTCTGTTTCAGATGAGCGTCCGGTGCAGCCGTCTGGAGACCCTCTTCCTGGTGCTGGTGGTATTGAACCTCTATGTCAATATCATGGTTGTGGCAAAAGTCATGGGAAAAGTGCTGCATCTGCCTTTTTCCTATGATCTCTCAAAGCTGATTTACGCAATGGCAGTACTTGTCCTGTATATCCCTCTGCTTTTCAGCCTGTTCGAGAATCTGTACAGGCGGGTAATTGAGATGAATGTCTCTTCCTCGCTCTGGCGGTTTATCTGGGCGATTCCAGCTCTTACCTACATGGTGTTCTATGTCAAGTTCATCAGTGATTACTGGAAAAAACCGATACACATGGGGACAGAGGATATCATATTTACCATTCTCTGGTCCTTCACGACCTACGCGCTCTTCTGGGTGACGCTTCAGATGATTATCCAGACGCATGAAGGAATTACGGCGGCGGAACAGACGAAGCTTATTACGCTTCAGCTCAGAATGCAGGAGGCGCAGTATGAAAAGCTGTTGGAAAACATCGAGAAGACGAAAAGACTCCGCCACGACTGGAGACATCATCTGATGACGCTGAGCGGGATTGCCGAGAGCGGGGATACACAGGAAGTGAGGCGGTATTTAAAAGAACTGCTGCCGGAATACGGGGCCGGGATGGATATCACCCTCTGCAGGAACCATGTGGTCGACGTGATCCTGCAGCACTATGCGGGAATGGCGGAAAATTGCGGAATTGAGATGGAAGTCACGGCTGACATCCCGCAGGACCCCGGAATTTCAGATACGGATCTCTGCATTATTTTCGGCAATCTGGTGGAGAATGCGGCGGAAGCCTGTATCGGCCAGAAGGAAGGAGAACGGTACATTAAGGTCAATGTCCGCATGAAGGGCCGACAGCTGATTGTTATGGTAAAAAATACACACGGTAATGCAGTCGATAAGAGGAACGGAGTATTCTATTCTACCAAACATGGGGGCGAAGGCGTGGGACTGCCGTCCGTAAGGAAAGTGGCGGAAAAATACCAGGGAATTATGAAGGCGGAGTATGATAAATCACATTTTACCGCCTATGTGATACTGAATACGCCGGATGGACAGAGCGGGCCGGATACGGCTGGAGCCGTCAATTAA
- a CDS encoding response regulator transcription factor, with the protein MADKVLIVDDDPAIYRLLEKIMHSYDLETTVADSGNAALNLLKTHAYDMILMDITLGDMEGFEVIKKLRSQGIQTPVMIVSGRNEDYDSLYGLSVGADDYVTKPFRPVVLGAKVKALIRRNKNMVLGQSDLLECGPFTYNTSTMRFYKGDEEIMLSSKENSLMLLFMKHPGQVFTKDMIYEHVWGTSVAIDDNAIMVYINRLRGKIEENRQKPEHIVTVRGLGYRFVP; encoded by the coding sequence ATGGCGGATAAGGTTTTGATCGTAGATGACGATCCGGCAATTTACAGGTTACTGGAAAAAATCATGCACAGTTATGATCTGGAGACTACGGTCGCAGACAGCGGGAATGCCGCTTTGAATCTTTTAAAAACCCATGCCTACGATATGATCCTCATGGATATCACGCTGGGCGACATGGAGGGTTTTGAGGTAATTAAGAAGCTCCGTAGCCAGGGCATTCAGACTCCCGTGATGATTGTAAGCGGCAGGAATGAGGATTATGACTCCCTGTATGGGCTTTCCGTAGGCGCGGACGACTACGTCACAAAACCGTTCCGTCCCGTAGTTCTCGGCGCAAAGGTCAAGGCGCTGATCCGCCGCAATAAGAATATGGTTCTCGGCCAGTCCGATCTTTTAGAATGCGGGCCGTTCACCTATAACACCTCCACAATGCGCTTTTATAAGGGCGATGAGGAAATTATGCTCTCCTCCAAAGAAAACAGCCTGATGCTCCTGTTTATGAAACATCCGGGACAGGTCTTTACCAAGGATATGATCTATGAGCACGTCTGGGGAACCAGTGTAGCCATCGATGACAATGCCATCATGGTTTACATCAACCGCCTGCGCGGCAAAATCGAAGAGAACCGGCAAAAACCGGAGCATATTGTCACGGTCAGGGGGCTAGGCTACCGCTTCGTCCCTTAG